Genomic DNA from Sphingomonas lacunae:
TGCCGCCCGCAAAAGGCTCCAGCGCAGCAGGGAGACAGGCACAATGACGATACGGGCGATTTTGGCGGGCCGGAACGGCCCCGTTCACACGGCAGAGGGCAGCGAATCGGTGACAGCGGTGGTGTGTCGCCTGACCGAACAGCGAATCGGCGCGGTGCCGGTGATGGACGGTGAGCGGGTGATCGGCATTTTTTCCGAACGTGATGTTATCCACTGCCTCAACGCGCATGGCGGCGATGCCCTCGGCCTGCTGGTCCGCGATGTCATGACAGCGCCGGCTATCACCATCGACGCGGACACGCCGATCCTCGGCGCCCTGTCGCTGATGACCCGCCGGCGTATCCGCCACCTGCCGGTGGTCGCGGGCGACGCGCTGGTCGGGTTCATCTCAATC
This window encodes:
- a CDS encoding CBS domain-containing protein, whose protein sequence is MTIRAILAGRNGPVHTAEGSESVTAVVCRLTEQRIGAVPVMDGERVIGIFSERDVIHCLNAHGGDALGLLVRDVMTAPAITIDADTPILGALSLMTRRRIRHLPVVAGDALVGFISIGDLVKYRIESIEAEAAAMRDYIAGS